A stretch of the Panicum virgatum strain AP13 chromosome 9N, P.virgatum_v5, whole genome shotgun sequence genome encodes the following:
- the LOC120692724 gene encoding cationic amino acid transporter 5-like yields MAPVETASPEESAGARGYWRWRKDDFFPEPSFANWAAYRAALGATPARLRDRFAGRSTDAAELGALRRRSENEMRRCLTWWDLTWFGFGSVIGAGIFVLTGQEARDHAGPAIVLSYVASGLSAMLSVFCYTEFAVEIPVAGGSFAYIRVELGDVAAFVAAANLILESIIGKAAVARAWTSYLASLINKPASALRIHTSLAEGYNELDPIAVAVIAVTAALAMLSSKGTSRVNWVASAVHVLVIAFVIVAGFLHAKPGNLTPFLPYGVPGVFRAAAIVYFAYGGFDNIATMAEETRNPSRDIPLGLLGSMSAITTIYCLMALALSMMQPYTAIDRSAAYSAAFGSVGMRWAQYVVALGALKGMTTVLLVGVLGKARYTTHIARSHIIPPVFALVHPRTGTPVHATALVAAASAGVAFFSSLKVLSSLLSASTLFIFVMMATALLVRRYYVRGVTTRTHSLWLAASLLLIIGSSIGIAVCWGTSSPTRRWQGYAVLVPAWAAGTLGIQLLVPMARTPKVWGVPLVPWLPSLSIATNVFLMGSLGKEAFVRFGICTAVMLVYYVLVGLHATYDVAHGACVSEEDDMVAAANVQQKAADA; encoded by the coding sequence ATGGCGCCCGTGGAAACGGCATCACCGGAGGAGTCCGCGGGAGCGAGGGGCTACTGGCGGTGGCGCAAGGACGACTTCTTCCCGGAGCCGTCCTTTGCGAACTGGGCCGCCTACCGCGCGGCACTGGGGGCGACACCGGCGCGCCTCCGCGACCGCTTCGCCGGCCGCTCCACGgacgccgccgagctcggcgcgCTGCGCCGGCGCAGCGAGAACGAGATGCGCCGCTGCCTCACGTGGTGGGACCTCACGTGGTTCGGCTTCGGCTCCGTCATCGGCGCCGGCATCTTCGTGCTCACCGGCCAGGAGGCGCGCGACCACGCCGGCCCCGCCATCGTGCTTTCCTACGTCGCCTCCGGCCTCTCCGCCATGCTCTCCGTCTTCTGCTACACCGAGTTCGCCGTCGAGATCCCCGTGGCCGGCGGCTCCTTCGCCTACATCCGCGTCGAGCTCGGCGACGTCGCGGCCTTCGTCGCTGCCGCGAACCTCATCCTCGAGAGCATCATCGGCaaggcggccgtggcgcgcgccTGGACGTCGTACCTGGCGTCTCTCATCAACAAGCCGGCGAGCGCGCTGCGGATCCACACGTCCCTCGCGGAGGGGTACAACGAGCTGGACCCCATCGCGGTGGCGGTGATCGCGGTCACCGCGGCCCTGGCCATGCTCAGCTCCAAGGGCACCTCCCGCGTCAACTGGGTCGCGTCCGCCGTCCACGTGCTCGTCATCGCGTTCGTCATCGTCGCCGGGTTCCTCCACGCGAAGCCGGGGAACCTGACCCCGTTCCTTCCGTACGGCGTGCCGGGCGTGTtccgggcggcggcgatcgTGTACTTCGCGTACGGCGGCTTCGACAACATCGCCACCATGGCGGAAGAGACCAGGAACCCGTCGCGGGATATCCCGCTGGGCCTGCTGGGCTCCATGTCCGCGATCACGACCATCTACTGCCTGATGGCGCTGGCGCTGAGCATGATGCAGCCGTACACGGCGATCGACCGGAGCGCGGCGTACTCGGCCGCGTTCGGCAGCGTGGGGATGCGGTGGGCGCAGTACGTGGTGGCGCTGGGCGCGCTCAAGGGGATGACCACCGTCCTGCTCGTGGGGGTGCTGGGCAAGGCGCGGTACACGACGCACATCGCGCGGAGCCACATCATCCCGCCCGTGTTCGCGCTCGTGCACCCCAGGACCGGCACCCCCGTGCACGCCAccgcgctcgtcgccgccgccagcgccggcgtCGCCTTCTTCTCCAGCCTCAAGGTGCTCTCCAGCCTGCTCTCCGCCAGCACGCTCTTCATCTTCGTGATGATGGCCACCGCGCTCCTGGTGCGGAGGTACTACGTGCGGGGCGTGACGACCCGGACGCACTCGCTGTGGCTCGCGGCGTCGCTGCTGCTCATCATCGGCTCGTCGATCGGCATCGCGGTGTGCTGGGGCACGTCGTCTCCCACCAGGAGGTGGCAGGGCTACGCCGTGCTGGTGCCGGCGTGGGCGGCCGGCACGCTCGGCATCCAACTTCTGGTGCCGATGGCTCGGACGCCCAAGGTGTGGGGCGTGCCGCTGGTTCCATGGCTGCCGTCTCTCTCCATCGCCACGAACGTCTTCCTCATGGGCTCGCTCGGCAAGGAAGCCTTCGTCCGCTTCGGCATCTGCACCGCCGTCATGCTGGTCTACTACGTGCTCGTCGGCCTGCACGCCACCTACGACGTCGCGCATGGTGCGTGCGTCAGCGAGGAGGATGATATGGTGGCCGCAGCAAATGTGCAGCAGAAGGCTGCAGATGCATGA